The window CTATATACATATGAACTGAATTAGGCGCTGCCCTTCGGAGACGCCGTTACAAATTTACAATCGGGAGGTCGTCACAgaccaaaaagaaagaagaaaaaggaaaaagattaCAGAACGAGACGCTCCCCGCTCTTTGTGCCTAACGGTAATTTTGTTGGATTCAAACTTTTATGTACGTAGTACATGATTTACAGGATTTCGTGCGTGTTCAAGGATTGGTCATCTCCAGTCCTCATGGTACTGGTACCGCTGCCGATGCTGTTGTTGCCACTCGAGAATCACCGAGCGGAGCCCCCTGTTGGGGGTGAGCTCGCGGTGCGCGAGCTTCAGGTTCGTCATCGGCGACGTGTCGTGCCCGCTGTCCAGCCACCCTCTGATCGCCTCTGCTTCGTACGTGAACCCGTCGGCCGCGATGTGCGGGTCATTCATCATCTCCTGCTCACCACCAGGCAGAAGAATAATTTGGTAAGATTCGTTTGAACCTTGCAACCTTGGTCGCCAAAAAATCGTGCATCGTCATGTCATGTACTGGTGTACATACCTGGAAGATCGGGCAGACGAAGTAGGACGGCGTGGAAGCCTCGTCCGGCAAAGTGGGAGAGGCAGCGAACATCGGCCGCCGGGCAGTCAGCGAGGCGGCCTTCATCAGGGGCTCGACCACGGTCCAAACCTCCCGGGCAAGGTCCGGGCGGCGCCTCCTGCTCATCTCGGCACACCGCAGGCCGAGGTGCGCGAGCTGGTTGGCCTGCACAAACGGCCAGGCCCCCGCAGAGGGGTCGAGGACGGTGTGCAGCTCCCCCTTCTCCACCGCGTCCTCCACCACCTCGGCGATCTTCTGGGGTCGCCTGCCCGTCAGGAGCTGCAGGATGATGATGCCCAAGGAGTAGACGTCGGAGCGTGGCGTCAGCTCGCCGCTAGACAGGAACTCCGGGTCCATGTACGCGAAGGTCCCCCTCGGGGTGGTCGTCCGGTACAgcgtggtggcggcggtggaggtgCCGGACTGCGTCAGCAGGCGGCAGATGCCGAAGTCCCCCAGCTTGCTCACCAGGTTGGCGTCCAGGAGGATGTTGGCCGGCTTCAGGTCGCCGTGGACCACCGGGTGCGGCTTGTTCGAGTGCAGGAACGTCAGGGCCGAGCACATCTCATAGATGATCCTGGTGCGCACCTGCCATGTCAACGGCGGCGTGTCGTTGGCGCACGCGAGCCGGTCCTCGAGGCTGCCGTTCGGGAGGTACTCGTACACCAGGCCGAACGCCTCCCGGCATGACCCTATCAGCGCGACGAGGTTCGGGTGCCTTACTCTGCCGAGGACAGCAACCTGCCATGGCGTTTATGACTGCAGGATCAGACATGACCGACTCTGTGAAGGTGAACTGACGCCAATGATGATCAACTGAAGGATTACCTCTTGGTTGAATTCTGACTGGCCCTGCAAGCTTTTCGGGTGCAACAGCTTTATAGCCACGGTTGTGCTGCGAAGTGAGCCTTTGTAGACACACCCGAACCCGCCCTCACCGATCTTGAGTGCTTCGTCAAAGCTCCGAGTTGCCTGCTCGAGCTCAACGGCGGAGAACTTGGTGTTCAATGCTTCAGTCGCCATAGAAATTCTCTGCTCGCTCTTCTGGCGCAACTCTTCAGCTGCGGCTGCCGCGGCATCGCTCTCTTGTTGCAGCTTCTCTTTGTCTGCTTGGAGCGCTTCGAGAAGGCACTTGCTTGAGGCCAGCTTCTCCTCGCCATCTCTAAGAGCAGACTCCATCTCGGTCATGCGCTGCTCCAACACGGCCTTCTGTTCTTCTGCATCATGTAGTTGGTCGTATATCGTGTCACACTGAATTTCCGTTGCTTCGAGCTCCTGCGCCTGTCTCACGAGTGTCTCCTCGATTGTTTTTCTCTGTCTTATCTCGTGATGATACAACTTCTCCAACTCCTTGGCCTGTAAGATTAGATTGTCTTTAGTTGGTTTCAGTGCAGGCGCTTTACAATCTGAAATTACACGCCTTAAAAGAACTGACTTATGGGTTAGAACTCAGAGCCAGTTACCTTTTGAAGAGCTGAAAGCAGATCAAGTTCGGCTTTTCGGCGCTTGGTTGATTCTTCGAACACCTCTTTCTTTGATTCTTGAGTTTCGCGGAGAGCCTCCTCAAGTCTACCGTACATTTCCGCATCAGCACCTGGATTCTCCTGTATGGCTCAAACACTTCAGTTATCTGTTGCATTTCATTAGGTGGAGTTCTTTCTTTGGGATTAATATTGTGAGACTTCGACAGAACAGTAGGTGATACGTACGAGCTCATGAAAAGGAGATGAAAAGTGGTCATCGTCAGACTCATGCATTGGATGATGTGTTGCTGATTCGGAGACACTGATTGCATCATCGTTCCTTGATAGATTGTACCAGGAGCTTTGTGATCTCCTCCCAAATTCACCCCAGGAATCCATAGAACTCAATGGTGTTCTTGTTGGCCTGGTATTCACATTGAGCTCAAAAGGTTCAAATAGCTGAGGTGCTGTACCGCCAGCTCCTCGAGAGTGATGCCGCATCACTTCTGTTCTCGATCTGTTCAGATTCTGCTGTGGACTTCCGTTTGAGCTTGGTGCTTCGCTCTCTGACTGGTGGATTGTAATTGATCTCATGTGGCTGGAAAGGCTGCTTGCTGATAATGTTGATGCAACTGTCGATGCAGGTGATGGTGGTATCATAGGAACGGTTGTGTTTGCTTCCCTGCagcattcatccattaacaggtaaggcaaactaattttcatatgttgctcaaTGCACTCTACTGAGATCCATATAAAGGAAAACTAAGTGCCTATCTTAAGGCTGTTGGCTGACCTGGTACATATCAGTTGCCCTTTACAAGTAGTAAACCATATCTTACATGGTGATGCTTCTGCCTCCATTAGTATGATTGCTGTCTTGGACTTTGGTCTTTTCATTTTCCTACAATTTTGCCATCAATGTTAGGTTTGATATTATAAAATGTCAAGGCCTTTTTGTTTCTCATTTCTTACTAGCAGCATACACGGACTGGTACTTATCAGGAACAAGCAAGATTTGCGGTGTATCATTTCATTCTGATGATATTCTGCAGATCTTATAACTACGAAAATATGGCATTAGAAGAGAACTATCAAGGTGTTTGGTCCATACTTTGAGTAATGTTTGTCTGCAGCTGCTCCCATGACAAGTTTGGTGATGCCATGAAGAACAATAAGCTCCTCAAGTCCTTTAGCAACATCATCTTTCTCAATTATTATCTTCTCACAGCTGTCCTGTGAAAGCAAAATGGTACAAGCAGATTCTCATACTGACCTGTGAAAACAAAATGGTAAAAAAAAACTTTGCAATAGGGATACACATATGCTTCTTAAGTTATCCTATTTGTTAGTTTATACTGGATTACTTAGTGGCAACGTATCATGCACAACCCATCCTTAGGGTACACTCATCTAACCTAGTCAGCTGAGGCACCAAATAAACATGAAAATAAATCTAAAACGAACTCGGCATGCACTTCCATTGTACTCTACCTATGTATAAAATTTAAAATTAGAATCCATTATGTGATAAAAGGTTACAAGAATGAGAAATTGTTTTTCTCTGGTGCACTTCAAATTTGAAGCtaattttcgaaaaaaaaatttTGCCACCACACTCCATTGGTTGCACCTAAACAAAAAGCCCAGAAAATTTTCATGTCGGTTTGATGCCCGAACTAAAGGCGGGCAGTACGATATCTTCCTTGATTATGGTTAGTTTATCCGTGAGAGAGACGTAGCAGATGTAGGGAAGAAAACCTTTAGCATTGTGCATAGCACAACATATTCTTCTAGCCTTTCCAATGCCTTTTCTAGCTCCTGCTTTCTGTAGTCCTTGACCTGTTCTGGATCCAGCCTGGTATGGTGCATTTTTGCTCCCACTGGAAGAACAGAAAGACAAGGGGTTCAAAATGTGACAAGGACAAATCCTGTTAAGTCTACTCTGAACTCCCAAGCAAAATGGCCACATAAAGGTAGGACGCAATTTTTCAGTTAAATGGTTAGCGAATATTTATGCCTGATGCAACCCTGTGAATCTAAAACAAATAAATTGTGCAATATTGATTCCGGTATACTGCAGCGAATTTATGCTAGATTGACACCGAATGGTGGTGCTTTTCCTTAGAAAGCAAATGTGTTGCCGAACTTCAAGGCCTGTTGGGTGTGTACATAGTCAAAGTCTAAGCATTGGCTCGGCTTGCTGTTGGCCAAAGCAAAATAGAAAATACTACCAACAAAACAAAACCATTCAATTTGACGAACCGCACATTCACTGAGAATCAAAATGGCATCGGCATCCGATTTCGGGGATACCTTCTTCCTCGGAGAAATTCATGGCTTAAATAACCTAAGAAGATAAGGAAGCCTTACTCATGGGGATCATCTGCGCGGGGCGGTGGACGTGAGCCACCACGACCTGCGCGCCGTCCTTGGCCAGGTTCTGCAGCGCCCACTGCAGGGCGCTCTTCCCGTGCTTCACCTCCCCGGGGACGGCCACGAACACCCTGTCCGCGGCCTCCAGCTCGCCGCCGGCCTGGTCCACCTCCACAATCTCGCCGCCGATGTCCGCGAGGCTGCTCACCGACGTCCTGAAGCTGTACCGCGACCCGCTCCCCGACGTGTCCCACCGCCTGTGCGCCTCCATCGCCGCTGACTCGGACGGCGCCAGTAATGAATGCCGCGGCCGGCTGCCTATAAACGCATTGCGTGAGCGCGTCGCGGGCTCTGAGGAAGTGGCCGGGGATGACGGGGGAAATTCGGGGGAAATGGCTGCGCCGTGCCGAGTTGGTGTTTATCAATGCTTCACGACTTCGGGTCAACGGTCTCCGGGTCCGTGACAGGGAGTTCcgaatctctactattaaagcgggaccgaacgtcgtgatggttcgacctcgtTCGATCCCCCTCCCTTCGAACTCCCACACGCACGCAGCAGCCCACCAACATAGCAGCCCACCAACATAGCCCACGTACGAAAAAACACCAACTCAGCGCCCGCAAAAAAAAATACAACAACTCAGCCCACGTACGAGATCCACAGTTCAACACACGAACGATAAGTCCATGGAACCCCACGATCGCGCCCAGTCAACAAAAAAACAGCTCCGCAACCCACGGACGAGGACGAGGTCCATCGACCAAAAATCAAACTTCTTCGACCCGCCAACGAACGCCAGTTCTTCCTGGCGTACGAGCTCCATCAAGACGCCAGTTCTTCCTGGCGTACGAGCTCCATCCACACGTGAAAGCACGCCGCCAAAACAGAAACGCCGCTTCAATCGTCGTCCGGCCACATCGTTCGCACGCGAGCTGTGGGAGCTGCAGCCTCTGCTGGTCGCctccaaacacaacctccgctcGACGGTTGTTGCTGCGTCATCTCCTGAGCGCGCCTACCGTCTTCTTTCTCTCCGATGGCAAAGGAAGTTATGTTTCATGGTGCCTGAACTCCCTAGGTTTGCCATCCTGACCTGTTCAAAACTTCATAATGTTAATACTCAGATTGCATCTTTAACTTATTTGAACATATCACTTATTCCCCAAAGTTGCAAAATCTAATCAGTCTATAATTCTGCCCAGTAAATTTTAACACCATTTGGTAGATCATGCAGGAGAAAGATTGCAAGTGTACAGTGAAGTCAGGCCATAATTCTGCCCAGTAAAGTTAGGCCATAATTTTGCACAACAGTAAGGCACCCCATAACTAAACAGAAAACACAGAACAAAGCAGAAAGAGGCAACTAAAGAGGCACATACCTAGCATAATGTACTGACATTGTAGTTAGAGAAGCAAATTGTATAAACTTGGGCTTTGGCAAGATAACAGCAGGTATGCCCATTGagaatctctactattaaagggggatcgaacgtcgtgatggttcgacctcgtTCGATCCCCCTCCCTTCGAACTCCCACACGCACGCAGCAGCCCACCAACATAGCCCACGTACGAAAAAACACCAACTCAGCGCCCGCAAAAAAAAATACAACAACTCAGCCCACGTACGAGATCCACAGTTCAACACACGAACGATAAGTCCATGGAACCCCACGATCGCGCCCAGTCAACAAAAAAACAGCTCCGCAACCCACGAACGAGGACGAGGTCCATCGACCAAAAATCAAACTTCTTCGACCCGCCAACGAACGCCAGTTCTTCCTGGCGTACGAGCTCCATCAAGACGCCAGTTCTTCCTGGCGTACGAGCTCCATCCACACGCGAAAGCACGCCGCCAAAACAGAAACGCCGCTTCAATCGTCGTCCGGCCACATCGTTCGCACGCGAGCTGTGGGAGCTGCAGCCTCTGCTGGTCGCctccaaacacaacctccgctcGACGGTTGTTGCTGCGTCATCTCCTGAGCGCGCCTACCGTCTTCTTTCTCTCCGATGGCAAAGGAAGTTATGTTTCATGGTGCCTGAACTCCCTAGGTTTGCCATCCTGACCTGTTCAAAACTTCATAATGTTAATACTCAGATTGCATCTTTAACTTATTTGAACATATCACTTATTCCCCAAAGTTGCAAAATCTAATCAGTCTATAATTCTGCCCAGTAAATTTTAACACCATTTGGTAGATCATGCAGGAGAAAGATTGCAAGTGTACAGTGAAGTTAGGCCATAATTCTGCCCAGTAAAGTTAGGCCATAATTTTGCACAACAGTAAGGCACCCCATAACTAAACAGAAAACACAGAACAAAGCAGAAAGAGGCAACTAAAGAGGCACATACCTAGCATAATGTACTGACATTGTAGTTAGAGAAGCAAATTGTATAAACTTGGGCTTTGGCAAGATAACAACAGGTATGCCCATTGAGAAAAACATGTAGCAAGCTTCCAATCTACCACCAAGGATAATGACGTCTCTATCTAGCATCTACCCAGTTTCAGTAAATTAAAACAGGCTGATTGTTACGGTCTTGTATGTTGTCACCTGGACCAAATCCCACCATGTTTTTGTATGGAGGACGATGCAAAAAATGCAGGAGAGAGAAACAAATAAATCTAATTTTGGCAATCCAGTACAGACAATATGTATTATATCACGTAGTATGAAGAAACAAAGTCAAGCACTTACGAGAGCCTTTGGTGCAGTGAAATTTTGAGTGGGAGTCTGTATTATTACAGTTTGGTACCATCCAAATGACAGCCCCGTAAATCAGCTCCAGCCGACACACACCTTTGCTTCCACAGCTCATGCATAACCAGCCGACACACACCTTTGCTTCCACAGCTCATGCATAACCACATACCCGGGGATTCAAATCAACCTACAAGAATATTAATCCATTAGTCAGATCCAAGATGACACCAAATCAAATTGGTTAGGATGTGTGTCGATGCTTGGTGGCTTCGCCCGCCATCACCGAGCTATCAAAATCACAAGGCTACTGCTCGCATTTCACAAACACATCATATTACAATCACATGCCTCATTTGGACGTCATATGCCcgaatctctactattaaagcgggatcgaacgtcgtgatggttcgacctcgtTCGATCCCCCTCCCTTCGAACTCCCACACGCACGCAGCAGCCCACCAACATAGCAGCCCACCAACATAGCCCACGTACGAAAAAACACCAACTCAGCGCCCGCAAAAAAAAATACAACAACTCAGCCCACGTACGAGATCCACAGTTCAACACACGAACGATAAGTCCATGGAACCCCACGATCGCGCCCAGTCAACAAAAAAACAGCTCCGCAACCCACGAACGAGGACGAGGTCCATCGACCAAAAATCAAACTTCTTCGACCCGCCAACGAACGCCAGTTCTTCCTGGCGTACGAGCTCCATCAAGACGCCAGTTCTTCCTGGCGTACGAGCTCCATCCACACGCGAAAGCACGCCGCCAAAACAGAAACGCCGCTTCAATCGTCGTCCGGCCACATCGTTCGCACGCGAGCTGTGGGAGCTGCAGCCTCTGCTGGTCGCctccaaacacaacctccgctcGACGGTTGTTGCTGCGTCATCTCCTGAGCGCGCCTACCGTCTTCTTTCTCTCCGATGGCAAAGGAAGTTATGTTTCATGGTGCCTGAACTCCCTAGGTTTGCCATCCTGACCTGTTCAAAACTTCATAATGTTAATACTCAGATTGCATNNNNNNNNNNNNNNNNNNNNNNNNNNNNNNNNNNNNNNNNNNNNNNNNNNNNNNNNNNNNNNNNNNNNNNNNNNNNNNNNNNNNNNNNNNNNNNNNNNNNNNNNNNNNNNNNNNNNNNNNNNNNNNNNNNNNNNNNNNNNNNNNNNNNNNNNNNNNNNNNNNNNNNNNNNNNNNNNNNNNNNNNNNNNNNNNNNNNNNNNNNNNNNNNNNNNNNNNNNNNNNNNNNNNNNNNNNNNNNNNNNNNNNNNNNNNNNNNNNNNNNNNNNNNNNNNNNNNNNNNNNNNNNNNNNNNNNNNNNNNNNNNNNNNNNNNNNNNNNNNNNNNNNNNNNNNNNNNNNNNNNNNNNNNNNNNNNNNNNNNNNNNNNNNNNNNNNNNNNNNNNNNNNNNNNNNNNNNNNNNNNNNNNNNNNNNNNNNNNNNNNNNNNNNNNNNNNNNNNNNNNNNNNNNNNNNNNNNNNNNNNNNNNNNNNNNNNNNNNNNNNNNNNNNNNNNNNNNNNNNNNNNNNNNNNNNNNNNNNNNNNNNNNNNNNNNNNNNNNNNNNNNNNNNNNNNNNNNNNNNNNNNNNNNNNNNNNNNNNNNNNNNNNNNNNNNNNNNNNNNNNNNNNNNNNNNNNNNNNNNNNNNNNNNNNNNNNNNNNNNNNNNNNNNNNNNNNNNNNNNNNNNNNNNNNNNNNNNNNNNNNNNNNNNNNNNNNNNNNNNNNNNNNNNNNNNNNNNNNNNNNNNNNNNNNNNNNNNNNNNNNNNNNNNNNNNNNNNNNNNNNNNNNNNNNNNNNNNNNNNNNNNNNNNNNNNNNNNNNNNNNNNNNNNNNNNNNNNNNNNNNNNNNNNNNNNNNNNNNNNNNNNNNNNNNNNNNNNNNNNNNNNNNNNNNNNNNNNNNNNNNNNNNNNNNNNNNNNNNNNNNNNNNNNNNNNNNNNNNNNNNNNNNNNNNNNNNNNNNNNNNNNNNNNNNNNNNNNNNNNNNNNNNNNNNNNNNNNNNNNNNNNNNNNNNNNNNNNNNNNNNNNNNNNNNNNNNNNNNNNNNNNNNNNNNNNNNNNNNNNNNNNNNNNNNNNNNNNNNNNNNNNNNNNNNNNNNNNNNNNNNNNNNNNNNNNNNNNNNNNNNNNNNNNNNNNNNNNNNNNNNNNNNNNNNNNNNNNNNNNNNNNNNNNNNNNNNNNNNNNNNNNNNNNNNNNNNNNNNNNNNNNNNNNNNNNNNNNNNNNNNNNNNNNNNNNNNNNNNNNNNNNNNNNNNNNNNNNNNNNNNNNNNNNNNNNNNNNNNNNNNNNNNNNNNNNNNNNNNNNNNNNNNNNNNNNNNNNNNNNNNNNNNNNNNNNNNNNNNNNNNNNNNNNNNNNNNNNNNNNNNNNNNNNNNNNNNNNNNNNNNNNNNNNNNNNNNNNNNNNNNNNNNNNNNNNNNNNNNNNNNNNNNNNNNNNNNNNNNNNNNNNNNNNNNNNNNNNNNNNNNNNNNNNNNNNNNNNNNNNNNNNNNNNNNNNNNNNNNNNNNNNNNNNNNNNNNNNNNNNNNNNNNNNNNNNNNNNNNNNNNNNNNNNNNNNNNNNNNNNNNNNNNNNNNNNNNNNNNNNNNNNNNNNNNNNNNNNNNNNNNNNNNNNNNNNNNNNNNNNNNNNNNNNNNNNNNNNNNNNNNNNNNNNNNNNNNNNNNNNNNNNNNNNNNNNNNNNNNNNNNNNNNNNNNNNNNNNNNNNNNNNNNNNNNNNNNNNNNNNNNNNNNNNNNNNNNNNNNNNNNNNNNNNNNNNNNNNNNNNNNNNNNNNNNNNNNNNNNNNNNNNNNNNNNNNNNNNNNNNNNNNNNNNNNNNNNNNNNNNNNNNNNNNNNNNNNNNNNNNNNNNNNNNNNNNNNNNNNNNNNNNNNNNNNNNNNNNNNNNNNNNNNNNNNNNNNNNNNNNNNNNNNNNNNNNNNNNNNNNNNNNNNNNNNNNNNNNNNNNNNNNNNNNNNNNNNNNNNNNNNNNNNNNNNNNNNNNNNNNNNNNNNNNNNNNNNNNNNNNNNNNNNNNNNNNNNNNNNNNNNNNNNNNNNNNNNNNNNNNNNNNNNNNNNNNNNNNNNNNNNNNNNNNNNNNNNNNNNNNNNNNNNNNNNNNNNNNNNNNNNNNNNNNNNNNNNNNNNNNNNNNNNNNNNNNNNNNNNNNNNNNNNNNNNNNNNNNNNNNNNNNNNNNNNNNNNNNNNNNNNNNNNNNNNNNNNNNNNNNNNNNNNNNNNNNNNNNNNNNNNNNNNNNNNNNNNNNNNNNNNNNNNNNNNNNNNNNNNNNNNNNNNNNNNNNNNNNNNNNNNNNNNNNNNNNNNNNNNNNNNNNNNNNNNNNNNNNNNNNNNNNNNNNNNNNNNNNNNNNNNNNNNNNNNNNNNNNNNNNNNNNNNNNNNNNNNNNNNNNNNNNNNNNNNNNNNNNNNNNNNNNNNNNNNNNNNNNNNNNNNNNNNNNNNNNNNNNNNNNNNNNNNNNNNNNNNNNNNNNNNNNNNNNNNNNNNNNNNNNNNNNNNNNNNNNNNNNNNNNNNNNNNNNNNNNNNNNNNNNNNNNNNNNNNNNNNNNNNNNNNNNNNNNNNNNNNNNNNNNNNNNNNNNNNNNNNNNNNNNNNNNNNNNNNNNNNNNNNNNNNNNNNNNNNNNNNNNNNNNNNNNN is drawn from Triticum dicoccoides isolate Atlit2015 ecotype Zavitan chromosome 6B, WEW_v2.0, whole genome shotgun sequence and contains these coding sequences:
- the LOC119325658 gene encoding U-box domain-containing protein 33-like, with amino-acid sequence MEAHRRWDTSGSGSRYSFRTSVSSLADIGGEIVEVDQAGGELEAADRVFVAVPGEVKHGKSALQWALQNLAKDGAQVVVAHVHRPAQMIPMMGAKMHHTRLDPEQVKDYRKQELEKALERLEEYVVLCTMLKDSCEKIIIEKDDVAKGLEELIVLHGITKLVMGAAADKHYSKKMKRPKSKTAIILMEAEASPCKIWFTTCKGQLICTREANTTVPMIPPSPASTVASTLSASSLSSHMRSITIHQSESEAPSSNGSPQQNLNRSRTEVMRHHSRGAGGTAPQLFEPFELNVNTRPTRTPLSSMDSWGEFGRRSQSSWYNLSRNDDAISVSESATHHPMHESDDDHFSSPFHELENPGADAEMYGRLEEALRETQESKKEVFEESTKRRKAELDLLSALQKAKELEKLYHHEIRQRKTIEETLVRQAQELEATEIQCDTIYDQLHDAEEQKAVLEQRMTEMESALRDGEEKLASSKCLLEALQADKEKLQQESDAAAAAAEELRQKSEQRISMATEALNTKFSAVELEQATRSFDEALKIGEGGFGCVYKGSLRSTTVAIKLLHPKSLQGQSEFNQEVAVLGRVRHPNLVALIGSCREAFGLVYEYLPNGSLEDRLACANDTPPLTWQVRTRIIYEMCSALTFLHSNKPHPVVHGDLKPANILLDANLVSKLGDFGICRLLTQSGTSTAATTLYRTTTPRGTFAYMDPEFLSSGELTPRSDVYSLGIIILQLLTGRRPQKIAEVVEDAVEKGELHTVLDPSAGAWPFVQANQLAHLGLRCAEMSRRRRPDLAREVWTVVEPLMKAASLTARRPMFAASPTLPDEASTPSYFVCPIFQEMMNDPHIAADGFTYEAEAIRGWLDSGHDTSPMTNLKLAHRELTPNRGLRSVILEWQQQHRQRYQYHEDWR